From Salipiger profundus, a single genomic window includes:
- the recQ gene encoding DNA helicase RecQ: MPRDHVPGEALLREVFGFDAFRPGQGEIVEAVAQGENVLAIMPTGGGKSLCYQLPALMRGGVTVVISPLIALMRDQVRALREAGVAAGALTSGNTQEETDAVWDMLSEGTLKLLYLAPERLASGGAQRMLSQAGVGLIAVDEAHCVSQWGHDFRPDYLRIGELRRSLGVPLAAFTATADQETQDEIVQRLFDGETPQSFLRGFDRPNIHFAFRPKDSPRAQILRFAAARKGRSGIVYCGTRAKTESLARALREDGHSACFYHGGMDPDDRRHVEERFATEDGLIVVATVAFGMGVDKPDIRWVAHADLPKSIEAYYQEIGRAGRDGAPAETLTLYGADDIRLRRAQIDEGMAPPERRAADHGRLNALLGLAEALGCRRQQLLRYFGEEAEPCGNCDLCDSPPEVFDGTEAVRKALSAALRTGENFGMGHLIDILTGNETDKVRQRGHDRLPTFGVGRDLKKGQWQAVFRQMMGHDLVRPDPERHGALVMTDRALPILKGEDSIRLRRDVIDRAAERRPAVKTLVNEEDAPLMSALKAKRRALAETASLPAYMIFPDRTLIEMAETRPDSLDAMARISGVGAKKLERYGAEFLSVITGATEEMHPSRRRLAGRGAGDVYDRLMAVQADLARGVDGTEKPLSCSASQLAKVAQISPDRPQDLERLLDERRFERFGRAFLDVLGQAD, encoded by the coding sequence ATGCCCCGCGATCATGTGCCCGGTGAGGCGCTGCTGAGAGAGGTTTTCGGCTTCGACGCCTTCCGCCCCGGCCAGGGCGAGATCGTCGAGGCCGTGGCGCAGGGCGAGAATGTCCTCGCGATCATGCCCACCGGCGGCGGCAAGTCGCTGTGCTACCAGCTGCCGGCGCTGATGCGCGGCGGCGTGACGGTGGTGATCTCGCCGCTCATCGCACTCATGCGTGACCAGGTCCGCGCGCTGCGCGAAGCCGGGGTCGCGGCCGGGGCGCTGACCTCGGGCAACACCCAGGAAGAGACCGACGCGGTCTGGGACATGCTCTCGGAGGGCACGCTCAAGCTGCTCTACCTCGCGCCGGAACGGTTGGCCTCGGGCGGGGCGCAGCGGATGTTGAGCCAGGCGGGGGTCGGCCTCATCGCCGTCGACGAGGCGCATTGCGTCAGCCAGTGGGGGCATGATTTCCGCCCCGACTACCTGCGCATCGGCGAGCTGCGCCGCAGTCTCGGGGTGCCGCTTGCGGCCTTCACCGCCACCGCCGACCAGGAAACGCAGGACGAGATCGTCCAGCGCCTGTTCGACGGCGAGACGCCGCAGAGCTTCCTGCGCGGCTTCGACCGGCCGAACATCCATTTCGCCTTTCGTCCCAAGGACAGCCCGCGCGCGCAGATCCTGCGCTTCGCTGCCGCCCGCAAGGGCCGGTCGGGCATCGTCTACTGCGGCACCCGGGCCAAGACCGAGAGCCTTGCCCGCGCCCTGCGCGAGGACGGGCACAGCGCCTGTTTCTACCATGGCGGCATGGACCCGGACGACCGCCGCCACGTCGAGGAGCGCTTCGCCACCGAGGACGGGCTGATCGTGGTGGCCACCGTTGCCTTCGGGATGGGGGTCGACAAGCCCGACATCCGCTGGGTCGCCCACGCCGACCTGCCCAAGTCGATCGAGGCCTATTACCAGGAGATCGGCCGCGCCGGCCGCGACGGCGCGCCGGCCGAAACGCTCACGCTTTACGGCGCCGATGACATCCGCCTGCGCCGCGCCCAGATCGACGAGGGGATGGCGCCGCCCGAACGCCGCGCCGCCGACCACGGCCGGCTCAACGCGCTGCTCGGTCTTGCCGAGGCGCTGGGATGTCGGCGCCAGCAGCTCCTGCGCTACTTCGGCGAAGAGGCGGAGCCCTGCGGCAACTGCGATCTCTGCGACAGCCCGCCCGAGGTCTTCGACGGCACCGAGGCGGTGCGCAAGGCGCTGTCGGCGGCGCTGCGCACGGGCGAGAACTTCGGCATGGGCCACCTGATCGACATTCTCACCGGCAACGAGACCGACAAGGTGCGCCAGCGCGGCCACGACAGGTTGCCCACCTTCGGTGTCGGCCGCGACCTCAAGAAGGGCCAGTGGCAGGCGGTGTTCCGGCAAATGATGGGGCACGACCTCGTGCGGCCCGACCCCGAGCGCCACGGCGCGCTGGTGATGACCGACCGCGCGTTGCCGATCCTCAAGGGCGAGGACAGCATCCGCCTGCGCCGCGACGTGATCGACCGCGCCGCCGAGCGCCGCCCGGCGGTCAAGACGCTGGTCAACGAGGAAGACGCGCCGCTGATGTCCGCGCTCAAGGCCAAGCGCCGGGCGCTGGCCGAGACGGCCTCGCTGCCCGCCTACATGATCTTTCCCGACCGCACGCTGATCGAGATGGCCGAGACCCGTCCCGATAGCCTCGACGCCATGGCCCGCATCAGCGGTGTCGGAGCGAAGAAGCTCGAACGCTATGGCGCCGAGTTCCTTTCGGTCATCACCGGCGCCACCGAAGAGATGCACCCCTCGCGGCGCAGGCTCGCCGGGCGCGGCGCGGGCGATGTCTACGACCGGCTGATGGCGGTGCAGGCGGATCTTGCGCGGGGCGTTGACGGTACCGAGAAGCCGCTGTCCTGCTCGGCCTCGCAGCTTGCCAAGGTGGCACAGATCTCGCCCGACCGGCCACAGGATCTCGAGCGGCTGCTCGACGAGCGCCGTTTCGAGCGGTTCGGCCGCGCCTTTCTGGACGTTCTCGGACAGGCGGACTAG
- a CDS encoding YggT family protein has protein sequence MMAIYGPLKLILDVIFFIMIVHIIMSWLISFNVLNLRQPLVAQIWSGLNRLLEPIYTPIRRILPDTHPLDLAPLVVFIIVISLRDYILPTLLFG, from the coding sequence ATGATGGCAATCTACGGACCGCTGAAGCTGATCCTCGACGTGATCTTCTTCATCATGATCGTGCACATCATCATGAGCTGGCTCATCAGCTTCAACGTGCTGAACCTGCGGCAGCCGCTGGTGGCGCAGATCTGGTCGGGCCTCAACCGCCTGCTCGAGCCGATTTACACCCCGATCCGCCGCATCCTGCCCGACACGCACCCGCTGGACCTTGCGCCGCTGGTGGTGTTCATCATCGTGATTTCGCTGCGCGACTATATCCTGCCGACGCTTCTGTTCGGCTGA
- a CDS encoding acyl-CoA thioesterase, with the protein MYPFIRMTKELWRARSQPRLALGETHVSHHVCWPWDLDLWKELNNGRTLTLYDLGRLPLAQRSGLIDVLKRERWGLTMAGVCVRYRRRVRLMERVEMRSRLIGWDRRFLYIEQSMWKAGGECANQAVYRGAVTDRNGIVTTDRIMAAMGHEATSPELPEWVRLWLEAEDARPWPPQM; encoded by the coding sequence ATGTATCCGTTCATCCGCATGACCAAGGAACTCTGGCGCGCGCGCAGCCAGCCGCGCCTCGCCCTCGGCGAGACGCATGTGTCGCATCACGTCTGCTGGCCGTGGGATCTCGATCTCTGGAAGGAGCTCAACAACGGGCGCACGCTCACGCTCTACGATCTCGGGCGGCTGCCGCTGGCGCAGCGCTCGGGGCTCATAGACGTGCTGAAGCGCGAGCGCTGGGGGCTGACGATGGCCGGCGTCTGCGTGCGCTACCGGCGGCGGGTGAGGCTGATGGAACGGGTGGAGATGCGGTCGCGCCTGATCGGCTGGGACCGCCGCTTCCTCTATATCGAACAGTCGATGTGGAAGGCCGGCGGGGAGTGCGCCAACCAGGCGGTCTACCGCGGCGCGGTGACCGACCGGAACGGCATCGTCACCACCGACCGGATCATGGCCGCGATGGGCCACGAGGCGACCTCGCCCGAGTTGCCGGAATGGGTGCGCCTCTGGCTCGAAGCCGAGGACGCCCGCCCCTGGCCGCCGCAGATGTGA
- a CDS encoding MFS transporter, whose protein sequence is MARVSRRRIWGWFFFDWASQPYNTLLLTFIFAPYVKELMGDGSAAQAAWGFGIAAAGIAIALLAPILGALADTGGNRLRWIWGFSALYVTGAAMLWFAAPGDFNLLATLFFFAIGLVGMEFATIFTNAMLPDLGPRDQIGRISGNGWAFGYVGGLISLVLMLGFFAESATTGTTFLGLPPAFGLDPAMREGTRFVGPLTAIWYVVFMVPFFLWVRDPRSQPSPPGAVKRALTDLRGTLKRLPRTPSLFAFLASSMFYRDALNGMYAFGGIYAAGVLGWSVVDTGVFGIIAIISGALFAWLGGKADARFGPKPVITVCILVLTAVGIGIVSVDRTALFGIPLAEGSRIPDYAFWLFGAIIGAAGGVIQAASRTMMCTQANPKRITEAFGLYALSGKATSFLAPLLIGVATAVSGSQRIGVSPVIFLFLLGLLLLRWVQPDGDRAECSAP, encoded by the coding sequence ATGGCACGGGTATCGCGCAGACGCATCTGGGGATGGTTCTTCTTCGACTGGGCCAGCCAGCCCTACAACACCCTGCTGCTCACCTTCATCTTCGCGCCCTACGTCAAGGAGCTGATGGGCGACGGCAGTGCCGCGCAGGCCGCCTGGGGCTTCGGCATCGCCGCCGCCGGCATCGCCATTGCCCTGCTCGCCCCGATACTCGGCGCGCTGGCGGATACCGGTGGCAACCGGCTGCGCTGGATCTGGGGGTTCTCGGCGCTCTACGTCACGGGCGCGGCGATGTTGTGGTTCGCCGCGCCCGGCGATTTCAACCTGCTCGCGACGCTGTTCTTCTTCGCCATCGGCCTCGTCGGGATGGAGTTCGCCACGATCTTCACCAACGCGATGCTGCCCGACCTCGGCCCGCGCGACCAGATCGGACGGATCTCGGGCAACGGCTGGGCCTTCGGCTATGTCGGCGGGCTGATCTCGCTGGTGCTGATGCTGGGCTTCTTCGCCGAGAGCGCCACGACCGGCACCACCTTTCTCGGCCTGCCCCCGGCGTTCGGACTGGACCCGGCGATGCGCGAGGGCACGCGCTTCGTCGGTCCGCTGACCGCGATCTGGTACGTGGTCTTCATGGTGCCCTTCTTCCTCTGGGTCCGTGACCCGCGCAGCCAGCCGAGCCCGCCCGGCGCGGTGAAACGCGCGCTCACCGACCTGCGCGGGACGCTCAAGCGTCTGCCGCGCACGCCGTCGCTCTTCGCCTTCCTCGCCTCGTCGATGTTCTACCGCGACGCGCTCAACGGCATGTATGCCTTCGGCGGCATCTACGCGGCGGGCGTGCTGGGCTGGTCGGTGGTCGACACCGGCGTCTTCGGCATCATCGCGATCATTTCAGGCGCGCTGTTCGCCTGGCTCGGCGGCAAGGCCGACGCGCGCTTCGGCCCGAAGCCTGTCATCACCGTCTGCATCCTCGTGCTGACCGCCGTCGGCATCGGCATCGTCTCGGTCGACCGCACGGCGCTGTTCGGCATCCCGCTGGCCGAGGGCTCGCGGATCCCCGACTATGCCTTCTGGCTCTTCGGCGCGATCATCGGTGCCGCAGGGGGCGTGATCCAGGCCGCCTCGCGCACCATGATGTGCACACAAGCCAACCCCAAGCGCATCACCGAGGCCTTCGGCCTTTACGCGCTGTCGGGCAAGGCGACCTCGTTCCTTGCACCGCTGCTCATCGGGGTCGCCACCGCGGTAAGCGGAAGCCAACGCATCGGAGTCTCGCCGGTGATCTTTCTCTTTCTTCTCGGACTCCTTCTGCTACGCTGGGTGCAACCAGACGGAGATCGAGCAGAATGTTCCGCACCCTGA
- the mepA gene encoding penicillin-insensitive murein endopeptidase produces MFRTLTALAVTATLLAGCGGERPEKNTTTEADLPRVTGVLSTKSAKQLFGAESAGSPQSSAPYGSYAKGCLAGAAQLPETGPTWQAMRLSRNRNWGHPELIDFVEDLSRKAARQPGWNGLYVGDLSQPRGGPMLTGHRSHQIGLDADIWMRPADDLRMSRGAREEISSISMRRSSGAYTNNNWTRAHHEILKAAAQDPRVARIFVFPGAKVQMCNDESGDRAWLRKIRPWWGHHYHFHVRLNCPDGARGCVNQDPPPPGDGCAAAQDWVNNILNPPPPDPNAPPPKPRRELTMGDLPAQCASVLAAQ; encoded by the coding sequence ATGTTCCGCACCCTGACCGCCCTTGCCGTCACCGCGACCCTGCTCGCGGGCTGCGGCGGCGAACGTCCAGAAAAGAACACCACCACCGAGGCCGACCTGCCCCGCGTCACCGGCGTGTTGTCCACCAAGAGCGCCAAGCAGCTCTTCGGCGCCGAAAGCGCCGGCTCGCCGCAGAGTTCCGCGCCCTACGGCAGCTATGCCAAGGGCTGTCTTGCCGGCGCGGCGCAGCTTCCCGAAACCGGCCCGACGTGGCAGGCAATGCGCCTGTCGCGCAACCGCAACTGGGGCCACCCCGAGCTGATCGATTTCGTCGAGGACCTGTCGCGCAAGGCGGCCCGCCAGCCGGGCTGGAACGGACTCTACGTCGGCGACTTGAGCCAGCCGCGCGGCGGACCGATGCTTACCGGCCACCGCAGCCACCAGATCGGGCTGGACGCCGACATATGGATGCGCCCGGCCGACGATCTCCGCATGAGCCGCGGTGCGCGCGAAGAGATTTCCTCGATCTCAATGCGCCGCTCGTCCGGGGCCTACACCAACAACAACTGGACCCGCGCCCACCACGAGATCCTCAAGGCCGCCGCGCAGGACCCGCGCGTCGCCCGGATCTTCGTGTTCCCCGGCGCCAAGGTGCAGATGTGCAACGACGAGTCCGGCGACCGCGCCTGGCTGCGCAAGATCCGGCCGTGGTGGGGGCATCACTACCATTTCCACGTCCGGCTCAACTGCCCCGACGGAGCGCGCGGCTGCGTGAACCAGGATCCGCCGCCGCCGGGCGACGGCTGCGCCGCCGCGCAGGACTGGGTGAACAACATCCTCAACCCGCCGCCGCCCGATCCGAACGCACCGCCGCCGAAACCCCGGCGTGAACTCACCATGGGAGACCTTCCGGCCCAATGCGCATCCGTACTCGCAGCGCAGTAA
- a CDS encoding esterase-like activity of phytase family protein, with protein sequence MRIRTRSAVSALLAGCLALAAAASSGDEARYSGSYTWRWDDPLFGGFSGLEISADGRRFTAISDRSAIVSGRILRENGQITGIEADEITRLRNPDGEVPTTAGGDSEGLAIRDDGRIYVSYEGKGRVWTFVTLEQAAWLPRAEGFSSLQPNSGLEALAIDGRGRLYTLPERSGELTQPFPVWRYDANGWTQPFDIPRRGGFLAVGADIGPDGRFYLLERVFTGYAFRSRVRRFDMTETALTNEVTLFESPILRHDNLEGLAVWRDDSGAIRLTMISDDNFNLLQRTELVEYAVPETLASPSDKP encoded by the coding sequence ATGCGCATCCGTACTCGCAGCGCAGTAAGCGCGCTGCTGGCCGGATGCCTCGCGCTCGCCGCTGCGGCCAGCAGCGGCGATGAGGCCCGGTATTCCGGCAGTTACACCTGGCGGTGGGACGATCCGCTGTTCGGCGGCTTCTCGGGGCTCGAGATATCGGCCGACGGTCGCCGGTTCACCGCGATCAGCGACCGCTCGGCGATCGTCTCGGGCCGCATCCTGCGCGAGAACGGGCAGATCACCGGGATCGAGGCCGACGAGATCACCCGGCTGCGCAACCCCGATGGCGAGGTGCCCACGACCGCCGGCGGCGATTCCGAGGGGCTCGCGATTCGCGACGACGGGCGCATCTACGTATCCTACGAGGGCAAGGGCCGGGTCTGGACCTTCGTCACGCTCGAGCAGGCTGCCTGGCTCCCGCGCGCCGAGGGCTTCAGCTCGCTGCAGCCCAACTCCGGGCTAGAGGCGCTGGCCATCGACGGACGCGGTCGTCTCTACACGCTGCCGGAACGCTCCGGCGAGCTGACCCAGCCGTTCCCCGTCTGGCGCTACGACGCGAACGGCTGGACGCAGCCTTTCGACATTCCCCGCCGGGGCGGGTTCCTGGCGGTCGGAGCCGACATCGGCCCCGACGGCCGCTTCTACCTGCTCGAACGGGTGTTCACCGGCTACGCCTTCCGCAGCCGGGTGCGCCGCTTCGACATGACCGAGACCGCGCTCACCAACGAGGTGACGCTCTTCGAAAGCCCGATCCTGCGGCACGACAACCTCGAAGGGCTCGCCGTGTGGCGCGATGACAGCGGCGCGATCCGGCTCACGATGATCTCGGACGACAACTTCAACCTGCTCCAGCGCACCGAGCTGGTCGAATACGCGGTGCCGGAAACGCTTGCGTCACCCTCCGACAAGCCGTAA
- a CDS encoding queuosine precursor transporter, whose product MTRKHLPGILAMAATVLASNILVQFLFGQWLTWGAFTYPIAFLVTDLMNRLYGAPAARKVVFAGFLVGVVCSLIGTQIMLEGDGYTYPAVTLRVAIGSGLAFLTAQLVDVAIFDRLRQGRWWRAPLASTLVGSALDTAIFFTIAFSGALSVIEPSNDVSWANETLPLLGVGPVVPLWVSLGVADWLVKLALAVVALIPFRLIVSKALAQRAVA is encoded by the coding sequence ATGACGCGCAAACATCTTCCCGGCATTCTTGCCATGGCCGCCACCGTGCTGGCCTCGAACATCCTCGTGCAGTTCCTCTTCGGCCAGTGGCTGACCTGGGGGGCCTTCACCTACCCCATCGCCTTTCTCGTCACCGACCTGATGAACCGCCTCTACGGCGCGCCCGCCGCGCGCAAGGTGGTCTTCGCCGGCTTTCTCGTGGGTGTCGTCTGCTCGCTGATCGGCACGCAGATCATGCTCGAAGGCGACGGCTACACCTACCCGGCGGTCACGCTGCGGGTGGCGATCGGCTCGGGCCTCGCCTTCCTGACGGCGCAACTGGTCGACGTCGCCATCTTCGACCGACTGCGCCAGGGCCGCTGGTGGCGCGCCCCGCTCGCCTCGACGCTCGTGGGCAGCGCGCTCGACACCGCGATCTTCTTCACCATCGCCTTCTCGGGCGCCCTGAGCGTCATCGAGCCCTCCAATGACGTGAGCTGGGCCAACGAGACGCTGCCGCTTCTGGGCGTGGGTCCGGTGGTACCGCTTTGGGTGTCGCTCGGCGTCGCGGACTGGCTGGTGAAGCTCGCTCTCGCGGTCGTCGCTCTCATTCCGTTCCGGCTGATCGTTTCGAAGGCACTCGCACAGCGCGCCGTCGCGTAA
- the arfB gene encoding alternative ribosome rescue aminoacyl-tRNA hydrolase ArfB: protein MLKINDRISIEDWEITEQFIRASGPGGQNVNKVSSAVELRFEADRSPNLPASVKTRLRKIAGRRWTKDGALVLQVDETRSQARNREIARDRLADLIRKATEKPKRRIPTKPTLGSKRRRLASKKARGEVKALRGKVDPSN, encoded by the coding sequence ATGCTTAAGATCAACGACCGCATCAGCATCGAGGACTGGGAGATCACCGAGCAGTTCATCCGCGCCTCGGGACCCGGCGGGCAGAACGTGAACAAGGTCTCCTCGGCGGTGGAATTGCGCTTCGAGGCCGACCGCTCGCCGAACCTGCCGGCGTCGGTCAAGACCCGCCTGCGCAAGATCGCGGGCCGCCGCTGGACCAAGGACGGGGCGCTGGTGCTTCAGGTCGACGAGACCCGCAGCCAGGCCCGCAACCGCGAGATCGCGCGCGACCGGCTGGCGGACCTGATCCGGAAGGCCACGGAAAAGCCGAAACGCCGCATCCCCACCAAGCCGACGCTCGGCTCGAAGCGCCGCAGACTGGCCTCGAAGAAGGCACGCGGCGAGGTCAAGGCGCTGCGCGGCAAGGTGGACCCAAGCAACTGA
- a CDS encoding invasion associated locus B family protein gives MKSILGGVLGGAMLALAATGVVAQEESQNRVNAITDWSVFEGNDPRECWAVTTYKESVNTKDGRVVSVRRGDILLMVFFRPGADVSGQVAFTGGYPFAGGSTVEVDIGGSEFELYAEGEWAWPATPEDDAKIIAAMKRGADAVLTARSSRGTQTKDTFSLLGFTAAVEDAETRCSS, from the coding sequence ATGAAGTCAATTCTCGGTGGGGTTCTGGGCGGAGCAATGCTGGCGCTCGCCGCGACGGGCGTCGTGGCACAGGAAGAGAGCCAGAATCGCGTGAACGCGATCACCGACTGGTCGGTTTTCGAGGGCAACGACCCGCGCGAATGCTGGGCGGTGACGACCTACAAGGAAAGCGTGAACACCAAGGACGGGCGCGTTGTGTCGGTCCGGCGCGGCGACATCCTGCTGATGGTGTTCTTCCGCCCCGGTGCGGACGTGTCGGGCCAGGTGGCCTTTACCGGCGGTTATCCCTTCGCGGGCGGCTCGACCGTCGAGGTGGACATCGGCGGGTCCGAGTTCGAGCTCTACGCGGAGGGCGAATGGGCCTGGCCGGCCACGCCCGAGGATGATGCCAAGATCATCGCGGCGATGAAGCGTGGTGCCGATGCGGTGCTGACCGCGCGATCCTCGCGCGGGACGCAGACCAAGGATACCTTCTCGCTCCTCGGGTTCACTGCTGCAGTGGAAGACGCCGAGACACGCTGCTCGAGCTGA
- a CDS encoding asparaginase — protein sequence MSPSPAPMVEVHRGPIAESLHSGHAVICDARGDILQSWGDPNAVILPRSSAKMIQALPLVASGAAAAQGLGTERLALACASHQGAPLHVSAVNAWLADLGLGDEDLLCGPEPSRDKDLRFEMIRDGRMPCQVHNNCSGKHAGFLTLSRHLGAGPDYVDPDHPVQRAVRDAFETVTDRESPGFGIDGCSAPNFATTMQGMARAMAWFANAHTGGDALSRAGAALTEAMIAHPAHVAGEGRACTHLMRAATEPVAIKTGAEGYFVAILPKRGQGIALKITDGATRASDCAIAALLVKLGVLDPGHPDVKRSLNPEIRNRRGLRTGEIRPAPSFP from the coding sequence ATGTCCCCCTCCCCTGCCCCGATGGTCGAGGTCCACCGTGGCCCGATCGCCGAGAGTCTGCACAGCGGTCACGCGGTGATCTGCGATGCGCGCGGCGATATCCTGCAATCCTGGGGGGACCCGAACGCGGTGATTCTGCCCCGCAGCTCCGCCAAGATGATCCAGGCGCTGCCGCTGGTAGCCTCCGGCGCCGCCGCCGCGCAGGGCCTGGGCACCGAGCGGCTGGCGCTGGCCTGCGCCTCGCACCAGGGTGCGCCGTTGCACGTGTCGGCAGTGAACGCCTGGCTCGCCGACCTCGGCCTCGGTGACGAGGACCTGCTCTGCGGACCGGAGCCCTCGCGCGACAAGGATCTGCGTTTCGAGATGATCCGCGACGGCCGGATGCCCTGCCAGGTGCACAACAACTGCTCGGGCAAGCACGCGGGCTTCCTGACGCTGTCGCGCCACCTCGGCGCGGGCCCCGACTACGTCGACCCTGACCACCCGGTGCAGCGCGCCGTGCGCGACGCCTTCGAGACGGTGACCGACCGCGAAAGCCCCGGCTTCGGCATCGACGGCTGCTCGGCGCCGAACTTCGCGACCACGATGCAGGGCATGGCCCGGGCAATGGCGTGGTTCGCCAACGCCCACACCGGCGGCGACGCGCTCTCACGTGCCGGGGCGGCACTCACCGAAGCGATGATCGCCCACCCGGCCCATGTCGCCGGCGAAGGCCGCGCCTGCACCCACCTGATGCGCGCGGCGACCGAGCCGGTCGCGATCAAGACCGGCGCCGAGGGTTACTTCGTGGCGATCCTGCCGAAGCGCGGCCAGGGCATCGCGCTCAAGATCACCGACGGCGCCACCCGCGCCTCCGACTGCGCCATCGCCGCACTGCTGGTGAAGCTCGGCGTGCTCGATCCTGGCCACCCGGACGTTAAGCGCTCGCTCAACCCCGAGATCCGCAACCGTCGCGGGCTGCGCACCGGAGAGATCAGGCCTGCGCCGAGCTTCCCCTGA
- the serB gene encoding phosphoserine phosphatase SerB has translation MFIVSLIARPGSLDPSLVSSLRNAMGGGEAVWLAQGEAAEFPLDAAPANLEELRGAVADQADLNLVPVEGRRKKMLLADMDSTMIQQECIDELAEEAGVGDHVRDITARAMNGELDFEGALTERVALLRDLPETVIAKVLEDRISLMPGGRALVATMKAQGAYTVLVSGGFTAFTARVAELVGFDENRANTLLIDGGRLTGEVARPILGRAAKVQALEEITARLGITEADAIAVGDGANDLGMLGRAGLGVALHAKPSVQAECDLRVNHGDLTALLYLQGYAKGEFA, from the coding sequence ATGTTCATCGTGTCGCTCATCGCAAGACCGGGGTCGCTCGACCCTTCGCTCGTCTCGTCATTGCGCAATGCCATGGGCGGTGGCGAAGCGGTCTGGCTGGCGCAGGGCGAGGCCGCGGAATTTCCGCTCGACGCGGCGCCTGCCAATCTCGAGGAACTTCGTGGCGCGGTGGCCGACCAGGCGGACCTGAACCTCGTCCCGGTCGAGGGGCGGCGGAAGAAGATGCTGTTGGCCGACATGGATTCGACGATGATCCAGCAGGAGTGCATCGACGAGCTGGCTGAAGAGGCCGGCGTGGGGGACCACGTCCGCGACATCACCGCCCGCGCGATGAATGGCGAGCTTGATTTCGAAGGTGCGCTGACCGAGCGCGTGGCGCTGCTGCGGGACCTGCCGGAGACGGTCATCGCCAAGGTGCTCGAGGACCGGATCTCGCTGATGCCGGGCGGACGCGCGCTGGTTGCGACGATGAAGGCGCAGGGCGCCTACACGGTGCTCGTGTCCGGTGGCTTCACCGCCTTCACCGCCCGGGTGGCCGAACTGGTGGGCTTCGACGAGAACCGTGCCAACACGCTGCTGATCGATGGCGGGCGTCTGACCGGGGAGGTGGCACGGCCGATCCTCGGGAGGGCTGCCAAGGTGCAGGCGCTGGAGGAGATCACCGCGCGGCTCGGCATCACGGAGGCCGATGCGATTGCCGTGGGTGACGGGGCCAACGATCTCGGGATGCTGGGGCGCGCAGGGCTCGGCGTGGCACTGCACGCGAAACCCTCGGTGCAGGCGGAATGCGACCTGCGGGTGAACCACGGCGATCTCACGGCGTTGCTCTACCTGCAGGGCTACGCGAAGGGAGAGTTCGCCTGA